In Nicotiana tabacum cultivar K326 chromosome 11, ASM71507v2, whole genome shotgun sequence, a single window of DNA contains:
- the LOC107793382 gene encoding uncharacterized protein LOC107793382, with protein MGYGEYKKYLWWAACSTYEEDFQDQLKSMSQVEDDGKTAVKDLLKYPPTCWSRAFFDTTCKNQSVDNNLTESFNAWILQARHKLIIKMLEEIRIKVMNMLNGNEAELIGWGSEYSPKTLNLYNQFMRIAQKCHVNGSADQGYEVTEGSDRNIVNLGTKKCTCRTWNLCGILCPHAICALLYKKVNPLSEIHWFLSKKAYLQTYSHKLQPVRGEKFWKIEPSQNMDPPEFVRQAGRSKVKRIREANESTNRQGQWSQSRKGRVMTCNNCGEAGHNVRGCAKHSKGKQPMGGNSRRKQNKKQRTLVDEPDAEQPTSPAVADIPTEDDFHLLAP; from the exons ATGGGATATGGGGAATACAAGAAATATCTGTGGTGGGCAGCTTGTAGTACCTATGAAGAGGACTTCCAAGATCAGTTGAAGAGTATGAGCCAAGTGGAAGATGATGGAAAAACCGCTGTTAAAGATTTATTAAAGTATCCACCTACCTGCTGGAGTAGGGCCTTCTTTGATACTACCTGCAAGAACCAGTCAGTGGATAATAACCTGACTGAGTCCTTCAATGCATGGATATTGCAAGCTAGACACAAGTTAATTATAAAGATGCTAGAAGAGATCAGAATCAAGGTTATGAATATGTTGAATGGTAATGAAGCTGAATTGATTGGGTGGGGAAGTGAGTACAGTCCTAAGACTCTAAATCTGTATAACCAGTTCATGAGGATTGCACAAAAGTGTCATGTGAATGGCAGTGCTGACCAAGGTTATGAGGTGACAGAAGGTAGTGATAGGAATATTGTCAATCTGGGGACAAAAAAATGCACTTGCAGGACATGGAACCTTTGTGGAATCCTATGTCCTCATGCAATTTGTGCCCTACTGTACAAGAAAGTTAATCCTTTGAGTGAGATTCACTGGTTTCTTTCAAAAAAGGCATATCTCCAGACTTATTCTCATAAGTTGCAACCTGTGAGAGGAGAAAAGTTCTGGAAGATAGAGCCCTCCCAGAATATGGATCCACCTGAATTTGTAAGACAAGCTGGCAGATCAAAAGTAAAAAGAATAAGAGAGGCAAATGAGTCAACCAATAGGCAAGGGCAATGGTCTCAATCCAGAAAAGGGAGAGTCATGACATGTAATAATTGTGGAGAAGCTGGACATAATGTTAGGGGTTGTGCCAAG CACTCTAAAGGGAAACAACCAATGGGTGGCAATTCAAGGAGAAAGCAGAACAAAAAGCAAAGAACTTTGGTTGATGAACCTGATGCTGAACAACCTACATCACCAGCTGTTGCAGATATCCCAACTGAAGATGACTTCCATTTATTAGCACCCTAA